TCGTTGCACAGGTTCTGCACGGCCCTGACGATGTCGAAGCTGAGCCGGAGCCTCCAGCTCTCGGCCGTGGACCTGGAGTCCCTGGTGGTGGAGTACCGGTAGTTCCAgtccgccgctgccgccgccgacGCGCTGGCGTTGGTGTTCCTCGCGATCCACGTCCGCGCCCtgtcctccatctccagccCCACGAACCTGTAGATCTCGCCGGCCTTCTCCATGGGGTTCAGCGCCAGGTCCTCGTAGCGGACCAGCAGGTAGCGGCCCCGCAGCCACGCCGGCCTCTGCGCGCCCGTCTGCACCGACGCCGACATGTCCTTGCAGGTGCTGGTGATCTGTGACAGGTCCACGTAGCGCGGCTGCCGCCCCGTCGCGTTCCAGATCTTCCAGGCGCGGAACTGATCGGAGAAGGCCATGATGCGCGAGGCCAGGATGGCTCTGGGGTCCCTCACCAGGTGGATGATCCTCAGGTCCAGGCGTGGGTCTTCGGTCAGCGTGCGCAGGTCCCCCACCTCCGGGACCCGCACGGTCTTTATGGCTACGTGTCCTCTGGAAAGACATGACACCGAGGCCGACGTCAGGTTCAGGGCGCCGCACTTCCTGGGGCACCAGGTCTCGTCCGGCGGGTCAGAGGTTGCGGCGTCCCCTCCTTCCAGGCACACGGGAGGGGAGCAGAGGGCGTGGCTGGAGCTCCGGCGGAAGAAGGAGCTGGTGACGTGGTCCTGGGGCTCCGGGCGCATGTAGCTCTCCATGAAGTGGAGGTCGCAGGTGTAGAGGTTGAGCAGCAGGTCCCTGTAGGCTCCCAGCAGGGCGCGGCGGTCCAGCGAGCGCCGCAGCCGCCGGCTGGAGTTGGTGAAGGCCTGCTGGACGTGGTAGAGCGGCTCGAACACGTAGAAGACGCCCGGGTGCTGGTTGAGGAGCTGCCCGGTGAAGGACGAGCCGCTGCGCGTGGTGGCGAACAGCAGCACGTGCCTCCGGGGCGCCTCCGCCGCCATCCAGTCGTCGCACAGCGCTCTCCACCTGGAGTCTTGGAAAGAGAGCGGGACGTTACACAGGGTCTGCATGGAGCGAAATAACGCGTTACGCAACCTCGATCACCTGCaggcacacagcagctcagtccaGCTCTTTCAGAGGACTCATTCCAGCACGTAAAAGTTTTCATTCAAATCTCGG
The genomic region above belongs to Betta splendens chromosome 6, fBetSpl5.4, whole genome shotgun sequence and contains:
- the si:ch73-62b13.1 gene encoding carbohydrate sulfotransferase 1-like isoform X1 gives rise to the protein MNKRRTGETRSGRRRREGCRSRGGGRMECSWKTVLLLVCASLGVQYTAIRTLRDSLSGPCQRAYRCQARHHRDSRWRALCDDWMAAEAPRRHVLLFATTRSGSSFTGQLLNQHPGVFYVFEPLYHVQQAFTNSSRRLRRSLDRRALLGAYRDLLLNLYTCDLHFMESYMRPEPQDHVTSSFFRRSSSHALCSPPVCLEGGDAATSDPPDETWCPRKCGALNLTSASVSCLSRGHVAIKTVRVPEVGDLRTLTEDPRLDLRIIHLVRDPRAILASRIMAFSDQFRAWKIWNATGRQPRYVDLSQITSTCKDMSASVQTGAQRPAWLRGRYLLVRYEDLALNPMEKAGEIYRFVGLEMEDRARTWIARNTNASASAAAAADWNYRYSTTRDSRSTAESWRLRLSFDIVRAVQNLCNDTLALLGYKQVQTAAELRNLSHSLVGHRTFQPVK
- the si:ch73-62b13.1 gene encoding carbohydrate sulfotransferase 1-like isoform X2 → MREGCRSRGGGRMECSWKTVLLLVCASLGVQYTAIRTLRDSLSGPCQRAYRCQARHHRDSRWRALCDDWMAAEAPRRHVLLFATTRSGSSFTGQLLNQHPGVFYVFEPLYHVQQAFTNSSRRLRRSLDRRALLGAYRDLLLNLYTCDLHFMESYMRPEPQDHVTSSFFRRSSSHALCSPPVCLEGGDAATSDPPDETWCPRKCGALNLTSASVSCLSRGHVAIKTVRVPEVGDLRTLTEDPRLDLRIIHLVRDPRAILASRIMAFSDQFRAWKIWNATGRQPRYVDLSQITSTCKDMSASVQTGAQRPAWLRGRYLLVRYEDLALNPMEKAGEIYRFVGLEMEDRARTWIARNTNASASAAAAADWNYRYSTTRDSRSTAESWRLRLSFDIVRAVQNLCNDTLALLGYKQVQTAAELRNLSHSLVGHRTFQPVK